In Andreesenia angusta, a single genomic region encodes these proteins:
- a CDS encoding beta-ketoacyl-ACP synthase III, with translation MNKRGFNAGILGIGSYVPEKKVTNFDLEKMVETSDEWITTRTGIKERRVVEEGQHTSDLALEASKKALEDAKMTPEDIDLIIVATMSPDLPTPATACFLQDKLGCTDVPSFDISAACSGFIYGLSIATAYVNSGLYKNILLVGAEAMSRIVDWTDRSTCILFGDGAGAVVVGKVPEDRGVLGFEMGSDGSGAKHLLIPSGGVSNPNTEETLESRENYIKMDGSEVFKFAVRRMDQVSKNVLEKLELEVEDIDLLVPHQANIRIIDSAVKKLKIDYDKVVVNLDKYGNMSAASIPVALDEAVKSGRVSDGDKVLIVGFGGGLTWGASVISWHKDKEAVYV, from the coding sequence GTGAATAAAAGAGGATTCAATGCAGGAATACTGGGCATAGGCTCATACGTTCCTGAAAAGAAAGTCACAAATTTCGACTTAGAGAAAATGGTCGAGACTTCAGACGAGTGGATTACAACTAGAACTGGAATAAAAGAGAGAAGAGTCGTTGAAGAGGGTCAGCACACTTCGGACCTGGCACTAGAGGCCAGCAAGAAGGCGCTAGAAGACGCCAAGATGACTCCAGAGGACATAGACCTTATAATAGTGGCTACTATGTCTCCAGACCTTCCTACTCCGGCTACGGCGTGCTTTCTGCAAGATAAGCTAGGTTGCACTGATGTGCCGTCTTTCGACATATCAGCAGCGTGCTCAGGCTTTATATACGGCCTTTCAATAGCAACAGCATATGTGAACTCGGGGCTATACAAGAACATACTTCTAGTAGGGGCTGAGGCCATGTCTAGAATAGTGGACTGGACAGACAGGTCCACATGTATACTCTTCGGAGACGGAGCAGGGGCTGTTGTAGTTGGAAAAGTTCCAGAAGACAGAGGTGTGCTGGGCTTTGAAATGGGAAGCGACGGATCTGGAGCCAAGCATCTGCTCATACCTTCGGGCGGAGTTTCAAATCCAAACACAGAGGAGACGCTCGAGTCTAGAGAGAACTATATAAAGATGGACGGATCTGAAGTCTTCAAGTTCGCAGTCAGAAGGATGGACCAGGTCTCAAAGAACGTGCTCGAGAAGCTGGAGCTGGAAGTAGAGGACATAGATCTGCTGGTTCCGCACCAGGCCAACATAAGGATAATAGATTCGGCTGTAAAGAAATTGAAGATAGACTACGACAAGGTAGTAGTAAATCTAGACAAGTATGGAAATATGTCAGCGGCTTCCATACCTGTTGCGCTTGACGAGGCAGTAAAGTCAGGCAGAGTTTCTGATGGAGACAAGGTGCTGATAGTGGGGTTCGGAGGCGGACTTACTTGGGGGGCTTCGGTCATAAGCTGGCATAAAGACAAGGAGGCTGTATATGTTTAA
- the fabK gene encoding enoyl-[acyl-carrier-protein] reductase FabK has protein sequence MFKTEICKLFNIDYPILQGGMAWVATAELAAAVSNSGGLGIIGCGNSPTEVVREEIRKIKSLTDKPYGANIMLLSPYAEEIAELLYEEGVPVITTGAGNPGKYVEKWKSVGSKVVPVVPSVALAKRMEKSGADAIIVEGTEAGGHIGELTTMALLPQVVDAVNIPVIGAGGIADGRGFVAAMALGASGVQIGTRFVCSDECIAHPKYKELIISSKDRDAVVTGRSTGHPVRNIKNKFTKALLKMEEEGASVEELEAFGAGSLKRAAIDGEVEEGSVMAGQTAGFIKDIKPCREIIEDIMAEAKSVCANICSNSSN, from the coding sequence ATGTTTAAAACAGAAATTTGCAAATTATTCAATATAGATTACCCGATACTTCAGGGAGGAATGGCCTGGGTAGCCACTGCTGAGCTTGCAGCTGCTGTGTCTAACAGCGGAGGGCTTGGTATAATAGGATGCGGTAACTCTCCTACAGAGGTTGTAAGAGAAGAGATCAGAAAGATAAAGTCGCTTACAGACAAGCCTTACGGCGCAAACATAATGCTGCTTTCTCCTTATGCAGAAGAGATAGCGGAGCTTCTATATGAAGAGGGTGTGCCTGTGATAACTACTGGAGCCGGGAACCCTGGAAAGTACGTGGAGAAGTGGAAGTCAGTTGGGAGCAAAGTTGTGCCTGTGGTGCCGTCTGTGGCTCTTGCCAAGAGAATGGAGAAGTCCGGGGCAGATGCAATCATAGTGGAAGGAACTGAAGCAGGTGGACATATAGGGGAGCTCACGACTATGGCGCTACTGCCGCAGGTTGTAGACGCTGTAAACATACCTGTGATAGGTGCAGGGGGCATAGCTGACGGAAGAGGATTTGTGGCGGCCATGGCGCTTGGGGCGAGCGGAGTTCAAATAGGGACTAGGTTTGTATGCTCTGACGAATGTATAGCACACCCTAAGTACAAGGAGCTTATAATCAGCTCGAAGGACAGGGATGCAGTTGTAACAGGAAGAAGCACAGGGCATCCTGTGAGAAATATAAAGAACAAGTTCACCAAGGCTCTTCTGAAGATGGAAGAAGAGGGAGCTTCTGTGGAGGAGCTTGAAGCTTTCGGAGCGGGATCGCTAAAGAGAGCGGCTATAGACGGAGAAGTGGAAGAGGGCTCTGTGATGGCTGGGCAGACTGCCGGATTTATAAAGGACATAAAGCCTTGCCGTGAGATAATAGAGGATATAATGGCAGAGGCGAAGAGTGTGTGTGCGAACATCTGCTCGAACAGCTCAAACTAG